DNA sequence from the Bacteroidales bacterium genome:
TTTCATCATGCGGAAGCCTACAGCAATGCTTGAGTCTGGCTTCTGAATCAGCGCTTTGGTGGGTGAGTCGCCCATGCCTATTACCTCAGTGGCATTGATTATGATAAAGTCATCGGGATTAGCATCCAGGGCAACCAATTCATCGTAAATCAGTTGCTTTTTCCCAATAAGAACAATTTGATCCTTTTTGTCGAGTGTGCGTTGTGCGAGAATAGCGCCTTCAAGCGTTGCTTTAGGAGCGAAATCGCCGCCCATTACATCAAGTCCGATTTTCATAGAAATTACAATTAGTTAGCAAAGCATTGGTTTGCATCAAATAAAAATCAGCCCTGGAAAATACCGGGGCCTGCGCTGTTTTCCCTGAAATAACCTGATGGAATTAAGCTGTGGCAGCCTTTTCTATTGTAAGTTTGCCCTTATAATGTCCGCAATCAGAGCAAACCCTGTGGTACAACACGGGAGCTCCGCAGTTTGAGCAAACAATCAAAGTAGGTGCAACTGCTTTGTAATGTGTTCTTCTTTTATCCCTCCGGGTTGTGGAGGTTTTCCGTTTTGGATGTGGCATATCAATTCAAATTTTAACGTAATTACTCTTTCAATTTTTTCAGGGCATCCCAACGTGGGTCTGCTTTTTCAACTGCTTTTAATTTCTCCAGTTCTTTCAGGACTTCCGGATCGCAACCGCTGCTGCCATCGTCGTTATCGGGATGCACATGGCGGATGGGAACCGACAGGATGATGTATTCATAAATATAATGCCCTACATCGAAGCGTGTTTCGTTTTCCGGGATCACGATCACATCATCACTTTCCTCATGACTCTCGCTGCCGAATTTTACAAAAAGCTGATAGTTCCCGGCTATTTCAAGTGGGAAAATATCAAGGCAGCGATCACAAACCACTTCAATAGAGCCGGAAACTGAAAAGTCAAGGATCAGCATGCGCTGTTGTTTTTCCATTTCCACTATCACTTGAAGCGATCCGGTTTTATATTCCGAATACTCAAATTCCTCAAAGAACCTGTTGTCAATCTCAAAGTCAAACTGGTGTTTTCCAGGCTTTAGCCCTCCAAAGGAAATCACATACTGCCTCCTGTAATCCACCGCTTGAGATTTTTAGATTAAGGGGCGCAAAATTAGGAATTTTCTTTGGAATAGCAAAAGATTATTGTTGCCCGGAAAGAAGCGTGGGACAAATACTTGGAAAGTATTAAGTTCAGCAGTGATGCAGTGATACTGTGATACAGTTATGCAGTTTGGAGTGATGGAGTTATGTAATTATTAATTCAAAATTCCAGATTTAAGATTCAGCAAGTGACAGTTATTTTGAATTTGATATTTTGGAATTTGGGTTTTGAACTTTGAATTTTGAGTTTTGGATTTTGTTTTTGAATATTTTAACTAGCTATTCAGCTTTTTTAAAGATTTTAAACCCGATACCAAGATTAATGTCAAAGGAACGGTAATGCTTCGGGTAATTGGTGTCTATGAGGTTGTACCTTCCTTTAACGTCAAGATAGGTGCGATCAGACAGCCACCATGAAAAGCCTGCTTCAGGAGCCAAAAAGAACCCTGTATTGACTGAGGTTTCAAGCCATTCATTAGATACAGAGTGCCTAATAGTCAAACCCGTTGAAAGCCCTGCGAAGGGCATCAGTTTTGAGCTGCCAAAGTACTTCCTTATTTCCGGGGTCAGAAGTAAATTGTTAGATCTTGTAACCTGTCTCTGTCCGTCGGAGTGATTAAATCTGGCATAGCCAAATTCGTCTTCAAAGCTTAGCCCGATGGCCATGTTTTTTTCAACGAGATACAAGGCATAAGGATTTAGCCTTAATCCTACTCCAAAATAATCGTTTGTTGTAGAAAAAGAGCCATTTACATTGCCAATAACTCCACCGATCACCTCGCCTTTTTCAAGCTGGGCCATCAACTTGGTAGTCCCTAAACAAATGATAAATAAAGCCAGTGTAAATTTTCTCATGATGAATGGTTTTTAGTTTATGATTGGAATTTAATACTGCATAAAATTAATCCCATTCAACGCATCTGATTGTTAACAATATTTAAAAAATCAGAAGATATATTAAAATGACTTCTGGCTCATTTTCCACAAACTGTGATAATTCATTCGTGATTTGATCTCAACTGATGTGAGGCAACTTGGATCTGGAATTGTATTAAGACCATCGTTTTCTGAAAACATGACTTTTTTGGAATGCCACTCCGAAAAAGTAAACATTGTGATCGAAGCTAAATGAATATGTTGCGCGGTTCTTAATCTTACTGTTCAAATGTATATACAATCCATAGAATAAAAAAGGCCGTCCCCGAAAAGAGACGGCCAATTAAGATATAAACCCGGTTTATTGTTTTTCAAAGCGTTTAATAAATGTTCTGTTTTCAGAAATTGCTTCAATCAGATACATCCCAGGTTGCAAGTAAGCAACATTAACTGTTGCCTCGAATGCATGCCGGCTGAGCAGTATTCCTTGTAGGTTGTAGATTCGTATTTCTTTAGCATCGGCTCCGTTAAGCATCACGTTCAACTGGTTGTCAGATACCGGATTGGGATACACAATCAACTCAGCATCCGTGGATTCGCCTGAAGGACCGGCAAAGTTTTGCGTAGCTGTATTCGAAATAACAACGGTATAATCCTCAACTTCTCCACGTGCGAATATTTCACAGGAGGTCGGACTTGCATTGTATTTCATTGAAACACGCATTCTGGTCGGGCCATTCAAAGCAGTTGTTGGTACAGTAAAGCTTCGGCTGATAGAAGTTGAAGTGGTTTTATTAACATTTACTATCTCTTCCCCGGAATCCAGAAAATCACCATCCTGATTGTAGTCAATCCATATTCGATAGGCTTCTCTGTATTTGGTGCTAGTTCTACCCGGCGTAATGATGATTGTATTGGAAGTTCCTGCAACCAGTGTGGCAGATAAGTTGGTAAAGTCAGCATATCCGCCGTTGTTTCCAGAGTTGTTGTTGATGCTTCCGAGTTGCACTCTTTGAATCCATTCATCTGCTGTACTGTTACCTCTCGAAGTGCAATAGGTTATTGTATTAGCCAAAGTGGTTACATTTACCACATTGCTTGACGGCGAAATATTTCCGGCGGCATCTCTCGCTTTGACAGAGAAAGTGTATGCTGTACTTGCCATTAATCCGGTAACTGAAGCTGTTGTTCCTGTGACTGTCTGAATCACATTGCTTCCCTGGTAAACATCATAACCGGTTACGCCTACATTATCAGTGGAAGCCGTCCATGAAAGGTTTACAGATGTTTGAGTAATGTTTGAAGCAGCAAGGTTTGATGGAGCTGTCGGTGCCTGAGTATCAGGAGGTGCAAGTGTGGTTACATTCACAACATTGCTTGACGGCGAAATATTTCCGGCGGCATCTTTTGCTTTGACCGAGAATGTGTAGCTGGTACTTGCCGTTAATCCGGCAACTGAGGCTGTTGTTCCTGTTACTGTTTGTATAATACTGCTACCCTGATAAACATCATAGCCGGTTACGCCCACATTATCAGTGGAAGCCGTCCATGAAAGGTTTACAGATGTTTGTGTGATGTTTGAAGCAGTAAGATTCGACGGGGCTGTCGGGGACTGGGTATCAGGGCCTGCGGAAACTATTGTAACTGAGTAATCTTCAACTTCGCCATAAGTAAAGGTTTCGCATGCAGTAGGAATGCCATTGTACTTCATAGAAACGCGCATTCTTGTGGAACCTTCAACCGCACTGGCCGGAATGGTAAATGATCCGCTGACAGGTGTATTTGTGGTTGCTGCCTGAGTAAATACCTGCTCTCCGGCATCGGCAAAATCACCGTCTTTGTTATAATCAATCCATACTGCATAGCCTTCTGAATATACAGTGCCTGTCCATGTTGGAGTAACTGTAATGGTATATGACAACCCTTTTGTAAGGCTGGTAGATATATTTGTAAAGTCAGAATAAAATTGTGCGCCCGAAGGATTGTTAATGGTATTTAACTGCACGCGGCCTATATACTCATCATTTGTATTTGTACTGGCTGAGGCGCAATAATTAAGCTGCACTTCGGTGGTGGTGAAGTTGACCGACGCAGTATAGGCTGAAGTTGAATTATCAGGGCATTTGCTTCTCACCTGAACTTCGTACTGGGTTTGAGGTGTAAGTCCTGTAAGGTTGGCTGTTGTGCCTGAAACACTCTGGGTAATCCAAGTTGTAGCACCTACCTGACGATATATAAGATCATATGTAGATCCAGGTACAGCATTCCACGAAATACTTGCCGTTGAGGAACCAACACCAACTACTGTGAGCCCGGTTGGCACTGTAGCGTTACAAACAATAGGTGTGGCAGAAACCCCGGTAATTATCAGGCTGTAGTTCTGAGAACCACCCGATAATGTTCCTTTATGGGTAACGGTAACGGTATAAGTTCCGGCAGCACCTGTAACATCTACCCGCTCATATGGATCTTTAACGTTATCGCCGCGATCGTTGGTATTTACTCCGGTAAGCCTCCAGGGCAAGTGGGTGGTTGCTCCCTGCGTAATCCTCAGGTCGAGGTCGTTTACCAGACGGGCTATGGTTGAATTGGTGGCTGTAGTAGCAGTGCCGGCAGGATCTGTCCATGAAATGGAAGCCATCAGGTTATTGACCCCATCGGCATCCACCTGAATGGTGTAAGTTTGTCCCTGCATCAGGGTAAGCTCGCTGATGATTGACTGGTCTCCGTTTTGCGAAATGGCTTCCGCCGCCCTTTTGGTATTCATCAGTCCCCATCCCCAGTTGGCATCAGGTCCGGCAATACCGGCATCATCGGCGGTGTGCAGCGCAAGTCCTTTGAGAGTTGCAGCCCGCATATAACTGCCATTTACATTGTTGGCATGTTGTTGCAACAAAAGCAATGAACCTGCTACGTTGGGCGATGCCATTGATGTTCCGGTAATGCTGGCATAAGCGGTATTGCTGCTTTCGTAGGTTGAATAAACCGAGGTTCCGTTTCCGGTGATATCGGGCTTGATCCTGTAATCATCTGTAGGGCCCTGACTGCTTGAGCTGTTGATGGAAACACTGATTAAATTACCGGCATCGTCGATGTTTGCATCCTGGGCATTGGCAACCACCATATTGTTTTTCGCTGTGGCATGACCGGTAAGTTTGTCGTATTGCGGGAAGGATGGATTCAGCGGGGCAGCATTATAATTGGTTGATCCGTCATTTCCGGCAGCCACTACCATCAGATAATAAGGTGCATTATAATGTAGCGCATCCCAGTCTCTGGAATCGGTAATATAAGCTCCGAAATAATAATCAGGAACAAGATCGGAACGATAACCATAGGAATGATTGGAAATAAGCATTCCATTTGCTGCGGCAGTGGTAGCTTCAGCCAGGTCGTTGTTCCATTCATAACCAACAGCATAGGCCTGAGGAGCCATTCCTTTTGCAGCGGCTACTACTCCAGAAGCTATAATGGTTCCGGTTACGTGAGCTGAATGGTAGTTCAGCGTGGTAGTTCCGTCTCCGATGGAGAATCTGTCGGTGCCTCCTGGGCCGTCATACTCCTGGTGTGTTGAACGGGCAAGCCCGCCATCCCACACATGGGCTATCATGTTTTGCCCGTCGAGGTTATATCCGGTTGAACCGCCAATATTCACGTGGTTGGTTCTGGTTGATTTGGATGCAGCCACATTCAGGGTTCTATAATAAATCAGACTGCCATCGGGATCAATGCGCTGAAGTTCGGCATATCCACCGTCTTCAAGTGTCAGCTTTACTGAAATACCCTTTTGCTGCGCGTAAAGCACAGCTGCATGCTTTTCCAGGGTAGCTTTTCCCTGAAATTGGCTTTGTAACTCACTTAAAATCTGTTGATCATACCTCAATGTAATTTGTTCCTGTTGTTGTTTGGTTTGCCCGAAAGTATTTATGGCTGAAGCAAACACCAGCAAAAGAACAGCTGCTGCCAAATGTAATTTTTTGCTCATACAATTAAATTTAAGTTTAGGTGGGTTCTGAAAATTTGTTTTTTTTACTTTTTCAAACACGGATTAGAACCCATTAACTCTGTGTTGAAAAAGCCTCCCAATAGTGCAACTTGTCTTTCAATTCAAAATCAAGAAACACAAAGACGTGTTTCAATCCCCCGCTCAGCTGGGGTATATCGCCGTTAGTGGTTTAATGCTTTATCCAAAAAAACAGAAAAGGTAACAAAAAAAGCCAGGGATGGATCTATTTATTATTCGCAGGTGTTTTGAAGGGCTTCAAAGCACTTTATTAATAGATAGCATTATTTGAGTTGTAATTCACAAAATTGCATTTTATCCAATAAGAACAGAAAAAGCGGCAGTGCAATTGCCGCTTAGCCGGTTTTTT
Encoded proteins:
- the rpmF gene encoding 50S ribosomal protein L32: MPHPKRKTSTTRRDKRRTHYKAVAPTLIVCSNCGAPVLYHRVCSDCGHYKGKLTIEKAATA
- a CDS encoding DUF177 domain-containing protein, giving the protein MDYRRQYVISFGGLKPGKHQFDFEIDNRFFEEFEYSEYKTGSLQVIVEMEKQQRMLILDFSVSGSIEVVCDRCLDIFPLEIAGNYQLFVKFGSESHEESDDVIVIPENETRFDVGHYIYEYIILSVPIRHVHPDNDDGSSGCDPEVLKELEKLKAVEKADPRWDALKKLKE
- a CDS encoding fibronectin type III domain-containing protein; amino-acid sequence: MSKKLHLAAAVLLLVFASAINTFGQTKQQQEQITLRYDQQILSELQSQFQGKATLEKHAAVLYAQQKGISVKLTLEDGGYAELQRIDPDGSLIYYRTLNVAASKSTRTNHVNIGGSTGYNLDGQNMIAHVWDGGLARSTHQEYDGPGGTDRFSIGDGTTTLNYHSAHVTGTIIASGVVAAAKGMAPQAYAVGYEWNNDLAEATTAAANGMLISNHSYGYRSDLVPDYYFGAYITDSRDWDALHYNAPYYLMVVAAGNDGSTNYNAAPLNPSFPQYDKLTGHATAKNNMVVANAQDANIDDAGNLISVSINSSSSQGPTDDYRIKPDITGNGTSVYSTYESSNTAYASITGTSMASPNVAGSLLLLQQHANNVNGSYMRAATLKGLALHTADDAGIAGPDANWGWGLMNTKRAAEAISQNGDQSIISELTLMQGQTYTIQVDADGVNNLMASISWTDPAGTATTATNSTIARLVNDLDLRITQGATTHLPWRLTGVNTNDRGDNVKDPYERVDVTGAAGTYTVTVTHKGTLSGGSQNYSLIITGVSATPIVCNATVPTGLTVVGVGSSTASISWNAVPGSTYDLIYRQVGATTWITQSVSGTTANLTGLTPQTQYEVQVRSKCPDNSTSAYTASVNFTTTEVQLNYCASASTNTNDEYIGRVQLNTINNPSGAQFYSDFTNISTSLTKGLSYTITVTPTWTGTVYSEGYAVWIDYNKDGDFADAGEQVFTQAATTNTPVSGSFTIPASAVEGSTRMRVSMKYNGIPTACETFTYGEVEDYSVTIVSAGPDTQSPTAPSNLTASNITQTSVNLSWTASTDNVGVTGYDVYQGSSIIQTVTGTTASVAGLTASTSYTFSVKAKDAAGNISPSSNVVNVTTLAPPDTQAPTAPSNLAASNITQTSVNLSWTASTDNVGVTGYDVYQGSNVIQTVTGTTASVTGLMASTAYTFSVKARDAAGNISPSSNVVNVTTLANTITYCTSRGNSTADEWIQRVQLGSINNNSGNNGGYADFTNLSATLVAGTSNTIIITPGRTSTKYREAYRIWIDYNQDGDFLDSGEEIVNVNKTTSTSISRSFTVPTTALNGPTRMRVSMKYNASPTSCEIFARGEVEDYTVVISNTATQNFAGPSGESTDAELIVYPNPVSDNQLNVMLNGADAKEIRIYNLQGILLSRHAFEATVNVAYLQPGMYLIEAISENRTFIKRFEKQ